The DNA region GGGCGGCGGGACGCTCCGCGAAGTGACGCGCGCCCTATCGGATGCCGGACTCGCCGTTCCGACCGTCATCGCGGTCCACGGGTGGCTGGGTTCGTTCGGCGCCGACCACACGAAGGCGGTCGATGAGGCGAAACGCCGGATGGCACAAGCTGCCGAAGTCGGCGCGCCTCGCATGATCGCCAGCCCGCCGTTGGGAACCGCCGACTTGTCCAGCGGCGGCGCCCAATACCGCGAGCTCCTCGAAATCGGTAACAGCCTGGGGATCTCCCCGGCGATGGAGTTCCTCGGCTTCGTCAAGAGCGTCCACACGATCGAGCAGGCGTGGAAGATCGTCACAGACGCGAATCACCCGGACGGGTCCGTCATCATGGACCCGTTCCACATCCTGCGCGGCGGCGGCGACTACCGGAGCATCGCGATGGTTCCAGGCGACAAGGTCGCCATCTGGCACTGGAACGACGCGCCCGGCGGTCGTCCCTTCTCCGAGCAGTCGGACTCCGACCGCGTCATGCCCGGAGATGGCGTCGGGCCCCTGCGCGAGATGGAGCGGCTCATCGAGGCGTCGGGGTACTCCGGCTACGTGTCGCTGGAGCTCTTCAACCCGGCGCTGTGGGAGCGCGATCCGCTCGAAGTGGCTCGCATCGGGATCGACAAGATGCGCGCTTACTTCGCGTCGTAGGCGCACGGGGTGCGAAGGAGCAGGTACCGTGTCTGACAGCCTGTTCGCGCTGGATCAATCGTTGCGGCCGCTGCTTGAAGACACGTTCTGGGGATTCCGCGCATCCCGCGTGCTCCAGGTCGCCAACGAGATCGGCGTGTTCGATCGGCTCACGTCCGGGGCGCGCACGGCTGACCAGATCGCCCATGCCTGCGGGACCCACGCGACGATGACCGAGAAGCTGCTCATCTGCTGCTGCGGCATGGGGCTCCTGCGACGCGATGGCGAGCTCTTCGCCAACACGCAAATCGCCACGACCTACCTCGTCAAGGACGCTCCGCTCTACCAGGGACACATCATCGGGCACGCGATGTCCGTCTGGGGGTTCTGGAACCGCCTGGAAGCCGTCATCTACGGCGGCTCGCGCGATGCCGACGCAGGCGCTGTTCCCGCGAAGCCGGACGACAAGAGCCATGTCGACTTCATCCACGGGATGCATGATATCTCGATCACGGGCGCGGCGCAGATGGTCGCTCTGAACGTCGATCTCGCTGGGAGAGCGCGTTTGCTGGACGTGGGCGGCGGACCGGGGACGTACTCCATCGCGTTCTGCCAGCGGAACCCGGCGCTGTCCTGCGTCGTGTTCGACCGCGCGGAGACGCTGGCGATCACGCGACAGGTCGTGGCGCGTTACGGTCTGTCAGCGCGAGTCCAGACCGAGGAAGGCGACTGGAATCAGGAGAGCTACGGCTTCGCCTACGACGCCGTGCTTCTCTCGAACGTCCTCCACGGTCCGACCAGCGGCGCATTGGACAAGCTGCGCAAGGCGCGTGCTGCGATGAACCCAGGGGGCATGGTCATCGTCCACGACTTCATGCTGAACGCGGAGAAGTCCGGTCCGTTGCAGGCGGCGCTGTTCAACATGATGGTCGGAACCTACAGCGTCCCGGAGATGATCGGAGTGGTCGGCGAGGCGGGGTTCGGCGATGTCCGGCTGGTGGCGACCGGGGACCGTGGGAATGCCGTCGTGACCGGCGTTCGGTGCTAGAGTCCTCCGCGCTGCACCGGAGTGGGATCGACCGACAGGATCGCCTGATCCAGCGACGACAGGAAGCTGCGCAGCTCGCCGTCGGACGGCTTGCGATTCGTGTTCTTGAACGCCCGTTGGTAGTCGCGTAGGGCGTGGTAGAGAAGCCCCTTGTCGACGCGGTCTTGGCTCACGGCGTCGCGCAGCCGTGAGAACTCCGCCTTCACCTCGTCTTCCGAGATGCCGTCGGGTCGCTGAGCGAGCACCTGCTGCTCGACGCCGATCACCGCGCCCTTGACCAGCACTTCGCGCTGGAAACCCGAAATGCCGCCCATCCGCCACGAGATCCATCCGAGCGCGCCGCCCACGACCGCGCCGATCACCACGGCGAAGAGCACCAGCGTCTTGACACAGCCGAGCCTTCGGGGTTGTTCCGCCACTGTCGGTTAGCTCCGGGGCGAGCGCGTCGGCTCTTGACATGTCGAGCCGGCGTGCGATAAGTTCGAGGGCGTGACGTCCTGCTTCGGCGATTGTAGGGTCGCCATCGGGTCGAAGCAACCGGACAGCGGGGGACGTGGCATCGTGCGATCGAGTCCAGAGCCATCCCGGGCAGGCAAGGCATCCCGTGTCGCCCTGAGGTGCCCGATCTGCCGTCGCACCGTGCCCTATGACGCTCACGCGCCCTTGCCGCCTGCGTTCCCCTTCTGCAGCGCGCGATGCCGTTTGGTCGATCTGAACCGCTGGCTCAATGAGGAGTACGTGCTGGATCGCCCCCTGTCGGTCGAGGAAGTCGAGCGTCTGATGGACGACCACGATGGGCCCGTCGAGGAGGACCCGGATGCCGTTTGACGCCGACCAGGCGACGGCATACGTGTCGGAGCGCTTGTCCCCGGAACGCATCAAGCATGTTCTGGGCGTCAGGGAGACGGTTCTCGACTACGCGCGAGTGCACGGACTCTCCGCCGAGGATGCGGAGGCTGCCGCCTTGCTCCATGACTGCGCGAAATGGATGCCCATCGACCGGCAGATCGCCGTGTGCGAGGCTCACGGTATCGAGCTTTCCGAGGACGATCTGGCGCAGCCGTCTGTCTTGCACGCATTCGCCGGGGCAGAGCTGGCGAGAGAGACCTTCGGCGCATCGCCGGAGGTGTGCCGGGCGATCCGCGCCCACACGACCGGATGGGTTCCGATGGATCCGCTAGATATGGCGCTCTACGTAGCCGACTACACGGAGCCCAATCGCACCCACGACGGGCTGGAACCGATACGTCAGGAGGCGCGGCGGAACCTGGTTCGGGCGACGCTGCGAACGATGGACGGCAAGCTGCGGGTTCTGCTGGATCGAGGAACGCCGATCCATCCGCGCACCGTGTCCGCCCGGAACGCGCTGATTCGGTTGGCGGCGAACCAGCGATCTCAAATCAACGCGGCTCGCGATGCCGCCGTAGCGGGAGATTGACGTGGCGGAGGATCCGAGGGCGCAAGCTCGATATTCGAGCTCGGAGCCGCAGGGAGCGGCGATGGTAGCCGCCGAAGCGGCGCTGTCGCGTAAGGCGCTCGACGTGCGCCTGCTCGACCTGCGCGGCATCGCGTCGTTCACGGACTATTTCGTCATCTGCTCGGGCACGTCCGACACGCACATCGAGGGGATCGCCGACGCCGTGCGCGAAGCGATGGACGAAGCCGGCGAGCGGCTCTGGCATCGCGAGGGTCCGCGCAAGTCCGAATGGGTGCTGCTCGACTACGTGGACGTGGTCGTCCACGTGTTCACTCGTTCGGCGCGCGAGCAGTACGACCTGGAACGGCTCTGGTCCGAGGCGCGAATGGTTCCCATCGACGACGTCGATGTCGAAGTGGACAGCGAGTGGGAGGAGTTCGTGCCGGACGATGAGGAGTTCACGGCTGCGGCGTCGCTCGACGATCTGGTGGACGAAGACGACGAGTGGGATATGTCGGACGAATGAGGCGTGTTCACTGGGAGTGGCGGGCTGACGCATCGGTAAACGGGCATACGGCAGGCTGCGTTGAACGCGAGAATCGCCGGTTCGTATGAGGAGTTCATGAATGGGGACGCGTGTTGAGTGGCGTGTCGGGGCTGTCGCCGTCGCGATGACGCTGTGCTTCGGTGGCGTTCAGTCCGCTTCCGCCGCTGCCGGCAGAACCGGCGCCGCGATTCTGGATCTGCCGCACCGGAGCGTGCGTGCCACGGCGCTTGGCGAAGCCTTCTCCGCGTACCACGGCGATGTGAACACCGTGCTGTGGAACCCCAGCGGGCTCTACGGAGTGGATCGTCGTCAGGTCCTCGGCGGCTGGAACGACTTCGCCAATGTCTTTGGCGAAGCCGGGGACGGGCTCTACTACGCGCTCTTTGCCGGAGCCGTCCCGGTGAAGGATGCCGGGGTCTTCGGCGCGACGCTTCAGTTGAACGGTCAGGGAACCATCGAGATTACGACGGATTCGCCGGAGGTGCTCGCCGAGGAAAGCCTGGGCACGAACTGGGTCCTGGGTCTCACCTACGCGGACCAGTTGGCGGAAGGCGTTCGCGGCGGCGTGACCGGCAAGATGATCCGCCTGCCGTTGGGCACGGGCTTCGAGCAGGCGAGCACGGCGACCGCGTACGCGGTCGATCTCGGTGCGCAGTACGACATCGGCGCAGGCGTCCCAGTCACCATTGGGATAGCCGTCCTGAACCTGGGCACGCGGGTTCAGTACAAGGATGCGAACCAGAGCGATCCGCTCCCGCGCAAGTTCCAGACCGGCGTTGCCGTGGTCGCGTACGACTCGGAGGACATTCGCGTCGTCGTCAGCGGCGACTTCGTGGCGGCTATCGACAAGCTGGCGCAGGACACGACGGATGAGGATTTCGTCCAGACGGTGGATCTGCGGATGACGCAGCCCAAGTATGCCGGGATGAGCCGCGAGGAAGTCGAAACCGGACTCAAGAAGGATCGTGGAACCGGCATCTACGCGTTCGGGTGGGATCGGATGGAGCGCTCGGTCGGCGTCGAGGCGCGCATCCTCAAGATTCTCGCGGTGCGGGCTGGCTACAAGATCGGCGACCCGTTGTCGGAAGTCATGGAGCTCGATGTCGCCGACCGTGTGTCCGCCGGCTTCGGCATCGATCTCACCGAGCTCAAGCTGCCGGTTCATCTCGACTATGCCAACGGGCTCTGGGGCGCTGGCGGGCCCTTCGGCAAGCGCATCAACACGTTCTCGCTCTCACTCGCGTTCTAGAGAAGCCTCCGTCATGCAAGACCATCGCGTCGTCACCATGATTGTGGCTGCTGTCCTGTGCGTCGGCTTCGCGGCTGCCTCAGCGGCTCAGGTCACATCGGCGACGGACGCCACGCAAGCGCCTCTGGCGTCGATCGAGGCACGGCGAACCTCTCCGGGCATGGCGTTCCTCATGTCAGGGATCGTGCCAGGCA from Candidatus Poribacteria bacterium includes:
- the rsfS gene encoding ribosome silencing factor translates to MVAAEAALSRKALDVRLLDLRGIASFTDYFVICSGTSDTHIEGIADAVREAMDEAGERLWHREGPRKSEWVLLDYVDVVVHVFTRSAREQYDLERLWSEARMVPIDDVDVEVDSEWEEFVPDDEEFTAAASLDDLVDEDDEWDMSDE
- the yacG gene encoding DNA gyrase inhibitor YacG, with the protein product MRCPICRRTVPYDAHAPLPPAFPFCSARCRLVDLNRWLNEEYVLDRPLSVEEVERLMDDHDGPVEEDPDAV
- a CDS encoding HD domain-containing protein, producing the protein MGPSRRTRMPFDADQATAYVSERLSPERIKHVLGVRETVLDYARVHGLSAEDAEAAALLHDCAKWMPIDRQIAVCEAHGIELSEDDLAQPSVLHAFAGAELARETFGASPEVCRAIRAHTTGWVPMDPLDMALYVADYTEPNRTHDGLEPIRQEARRNLVRATLRTMDGKLRVLLDRGTPIHPRTVSARNALIRLAANQRSQINAARDAAVAGD
- a CDS encoding PorV/PorQ family protein, with amino-acid sequence MGTRVEWRVGAVAVAMTLCFGGVQSASAAAGRTGAAILDLPHRSVRATALGEAFSAYHGDVNTVLWNPSGLYGVDRRQVLGGWNDFANVFGEAGDGLYYALFAGAVPVKDAGVFGATLQLNGQGTIEITTDSPEVLAEESLGTNWVLGLTYADQLAEGVRGGVTGKMIRLPLGTGFEQASTATAYAVDLGAQYDIGAGVPVTIGIAVLNLGTRVQYKDANQSDPLPRKFQTGVAVVAYDSEDIRVVVSGDFVAAIDKLAQDTTDEDFVQTVDLRMTQPKYAGMSREEVETGLKKDRGTGIYAFGWDRMERSVGVEARILKILAVRAGYKIGDPLSEVMELDVADRVSAGFGIDLTELKLPVHLDYANGLWGAGGPFGKRINTFSLSLAF
- a CDS encoding sugar phosphate isomerase/epimerase; its protein translation is MSGMQYCLNASTIRPAPLMDKIRIAGEVGFRAIELWTDELDAYIEGGGTLREVTRALSDAGLAVPTVIAVHGWLGSFGADHTKAVDEAKRRMAQAAEVGAPRMIASPPLGTADLSSGGAQYRELLEIGNSLGISPAMEFLGFVKSVHTIEQAWKIVTDANHPDGSVIMDPFHILRGGGDYRSIAMVPGDKVAIWHWNDAPGGRPFSEQSDSDRVMPGDGVGPLREMERLIEASGYSGYVSLELFNPALWERDPLEVARIGIDKMRAYFAS